The window CCTTCCCGCGTCGTCACGCGGCGCGACGCAGCGGCACCGTCGGGAAGTCGATCGGCACGTCGAGCGCGAGGTTCACGTAGTTCGTGAACAGGTTGAGCGCCACCTGGCCGATCGTCTCGACGATCTCCTCGTCGCTCCAGCCCTGGGCGCGCACGGAGTCGACCTCGGCGGAGCTCACCTGCCCGCGCTGCTCGACCACCGCGAGCGCGAAGGTCAGCAGGGCCGCGGTGCGCGGGTCCTCCGAGGTGCCCTCCTGCGCCGCGGCGAGCGCGTCGGCGGAGAGCCCGGCCTTCTTGCCCAGCGCGGTGTGCGCCGCGAGGCAGTAGCCGCACGAGTTGCGGTTGGCGACGGCCACCGCGATCTGCTCGCTGAGCGCGGCTCCGAGCGAACCGCCCCCGTAGGCGCCGAACGCGCTCCACATGCTGGTCAGCGCGGCCGGGGAGTTCGCCACGGCCCGGAACATGGCGGGGACGGCGCCGAACGCGGCACCGATCTGGTCGAGCTGGTCCTTGACGGGTCCGGTGGCGGCGTCACGGTCGATGAGAGGGACGTTGGGCACGGGATGCTCCTTTGTTCGATCGGGCCGGGTGTCGACCCGCCCTCAGTCTTCTCGAACCCCTCGGACGATACGCATCATCTGGTCTTGCATTCACCGCAGATCGTCCAGAGAATGAAGAGGTGCCACCCCTCGACCGCCTCACGCCCCTGCTCGATCGGTTCCGCGTGCGCACGCGGCTCTTCCACACCGGGCCCCTGTGCGGCACCACGGAGTTCGCGGCGAGCCGAGGACAGGGGTTCCTGCACGTGCTGCGCCGCGGCGAACTGGAGCTGACGTATCCGCGCGTCGACGGCGGCCGTGCGCGCGAGCGCATCACCCGCCCGAGCCTGCTGTTCTTCCCCCGCCCGCTCGACCATACGTTCCTCAACGCCCCGACCGCGGAATCCGACTTCGCGTGCGCCACGATCGACGTCGACGGCGGTGCCACCCACCCCCTCGTCCGCACGCTGCCGCCCGTGATCGTGCTGCCCCTCGACGAGGTCGCCACCCTATCCCCCGCGCTCGACCTGCTGTTCGCCGAGGTCGACAACGTCCGCTGCGGTCGCCCGCTGCTCGCCGACCGCCTCTTCGAGGTCGTGCTGATCCAACTGCTGCGGTGGATGCTCGACCACCCCGACGGCCTCGCCCTACCGCCCGGGCTGCTGCCGGGCCTCGCCGACGAGCGGCTCGCCCCCGCCCTGGTCGCGATGCACGAGGCCCCCGGAGAGGCCTGGACGCTGGAGGCCCTCGCCCGCCGCGCCGCCCTGTCGCGCAGCGCCTTCGCGGCCCGCTTCAAAGAGGTCGTCGGCCGGGCGCCGGGCGACTACCTCACCGAGTGGCGGCTCACGATCGCGCAGGAACAGCTCCGCGCGGGCATGACGGTCAGCGCGGTCGCCGCGGAGCTCGGCTACGCGAGCGCCTCCGCGTTCTCCCGGGTGTTCACGCAGCGTCTCGGCCACTCGCCGCGTGCGTGGCTGGGTCTCGCCGCGTAGCCTCAGCCGCCCGCCGACATCGTGGCGGTGAGCCCGGAGACGACGCGGTCGAGCTCGCCGTCCGTGAGCGAGGGATGCACGGGGATCGACAGCACCTCGGCCGCGGCCCGCTCGGTCTCCGGCAGCTCCACGCCCTGCGCGTAGCGCGTGAGAGACGGCAGTCGGTGGTTCGGGATCGGGTAGTACACGCCCGTGCCCACGCCGTGCTCCTCGCGCAGCGCCTCCCGCACGCGGTCGCGCTCCCCGTCCGCGATGCGCACGGTGTACTGGTGGTACACGTGCTCCGCCCCCTCCGCGACCCGCGGCACGGTGAGCCCGTCGATGCCGTCGAGCGCGGCGTCGAGCACGGCCGCGTTGCGCTGCCGCTGCGCCGTCCAGGCCGCGACCTTGCGCAGCTGCACCCGGCCCACCGCCGCGTGCACCTCGCTCATGCGGTTGTTGTAGCCGACGATCTCGTTGGCGTACTGCGTCTCCATGCCCTGATTGCGCAGAAGCCGCACACGGCGGGCGATGCCCTCGTCCGCACAGGCGACCATGCCGCCCTCGATCGCCGTCATGTTCTTCGTGGGGTACAGGCTGAACATCGCGAACGACCCGATCGTGCCGGCAGGGCGACCCCGCCACGACGCGCCGTGCGCCTGCGCGGCGTCTTCGAAGATCGCGAGGCCGTGCGCCGCGGCGACCTCTTCGATCCCGTCGACCAGGAACGGGTGGCCGTACAGATGCACCGGCATGACGCCCTTCGTGCGCGGAGTGACGAGTGCGCGCACGTGCTCCGGGTCGAGGGTGAAGTGCACGGGCTCGATGTCGGCGAACACCGGGGTGGCGCCGGCGAGCACGACCGAGTTCGCGACGGCGGCGAACGTGAACGACGGCACGATCACCTCATCCCCCGGCCCGACGCCCGCCGCGATCAGTCCCAGCAGCTGCCCGCTCGTCCCGGAGTTCACGGCCACGGTCGTCCGCCCGCGGAGGAACTGGGCGGCGAACTCCTCCTCGAACGCCGCGACCTCGGCGCCCTGCGCGAGCATGCCGCTGCGCAGCACCCGCTCGACCGCAGCCACCTCCTCATCGCCGATCAGGGGTT of the Microbacterium sufflavum genome contains:
- a CDS encoding carboxymuconolactone decarboxylase family protein — its product is MPNVPLIDRDAATGPVKDQLDQIGAAFGAVPAMFRAVANSPAALTSMWSAFGAYGGGSLGAALSEQIAVAVANRNSCGYCLAAHTALGKKAGLSADALAAAQEGTSEDPRTAALLTFALAVVEQRGQVSSAEVDSVRAQGWSDEEIVETIGQVALNLFTNYVNLALDVPIDFPTVPLRRAA
- a CDS encoding AraC family transcriptional regulator, whose amino-acid sequence is MPPLDRLTPLLDRFRVRTRLFHTGPLCGTTEFAASRGQGFLHVLRRGELELTYPRVDGGRARERITRPSLLFFPRPLDHTFLNAPTAESDFACATIDVDGGATHPLVRTLPPVIVLPLDEVATLSPALDLLFAEVDNVRCGRPLLADRLFEVVLIQLLRWMLDHPDGLALPPGLLPGLADERLAPALVAMHEAPGEAWTLEALARRAALSRSAFAARFKEVVGRAPGDYLTEWRLTIAQEQLRAGMTVSAVAAELGYASASAFSRVFTQRLGHSPRAWLGLAA
- a CDS encoding DegT/DnrJ/EryC1/StrS family aminotransferase → MHDQLIPAAKPLIGDEEVAAVERVLRSGMLAQGAEVAAFEEEFAAQFLRGRTTVAVNSGTSGQLLGLIAAGVGPGDEVIVPSFTFAAVANSVVLAGATPVFADIEPVHFTLDPEHVRALVTPRTKGVMPVHLYGHPFLVDGIEEVAAAHGLAIFEDAAQAHGASWRGRPAGTIGSFAMFSLYPTKNMTAIEGGMVACADEGIARRVRLLRNQGMETQYANEIVGYNNRMSEVHAAVGRVQLRKVAAWTAQRQRNAAVLDAALDGIDGLTVPRVAEGAEHVYHQYTVRIADGERDRVREALREEHGVGTGVYYPIPNHRLPSLTRYAQGVELPETERAAAEVLSIPVHPSLTDGELDRVVSGLTATMSAGG